The segment ATTAAAGAGTTAAaaacactttatattatttttatttgtgtgtgccaCGTGTGTGAGAATGCGTGAGGAAATCAGACTagaactcagatcccctggagcttgaaGCACAGGTCCTGGGAGCCACCTGATGTGTGTACTGTACTGGGAACAAACCTGGTCCTCCTCtggttttattctattttatcgAAACAGGGTCTCTtcgtgtagtcctggctgtccactggaattcactctgtagaccaggctagcctcgcactcagagattcacctgcctctgcctcccactgtAGAAAAtaatgcagggattaaaggagCATGCCAGCTCTGACTGccttggtcctttggaagagcaggaagcgctcttaactgttgagctgtttctccagctcctttaaaaacatttaaaaattcaactTTTATGCAAACTGTAAATATTATGAGATGTGGCTGGCTGTTATAGTTCATGCCTGCAATCttggcactcagaaggcagaggactttttttttggttctttttttcggagctggggaccaaacccagggccttgcgcttcctaggtaagcgctctaccactgagctaaatccccagccccggcagaGGACTTTTTAAGTTTGAGGTCCACCTAGGTTCTAATAAAGTGAATCCCAAGTCAGCTCAGGCCAGAATGAAAATCTatctcaaaaagccaaacaagaggttggggatttagctcagtggtagagcgcttgcctagcaaacgcaaggccctgggtttggtccccagctccggaaaaaaaaaaaaagaaaaagaagaagaaaaagaaaaaaaaaagccaaacaagccaggaatggtggcacacatctttaatcctggtGCCCAGGAGGCCAAGAGgtaggaggatttctgtgagttccgggacagcctggtctgcagagtaagttccaggatagcctggtctgcagagtgagctgcaggacagccagggctatacagaagaccctgcctcaaaaaaaaaaaaaaaaaaaaaacaaaaaacaaaaaaacaaaaaaacaaaaaaacaaaaaaaaacaaacaaaaaaacaaacaaaaaaacaaaaaaccaaaaaaaaaccaacaacccaaaaaacaaaccaaaaagaaaaggatCAAAAAGCCAaacaagggaaggagggatggccCACCAGGGAAAATCACTTGCCAAACCTTATAACCTGAGTCCAATCCCACAGACTGATATAACAGGAGAAACAACTCCcactctgtcctctgacctccatacatgtgatgctacatgtaaacacacaacacacaacaccacacacacacacacacacacacacacacacacacacacacacaaataagccaTCATCAGGAtggcttatttgtgtgtgtgtgtgtgtgtgtgtgtgtgtgtgtgtgtgcgcgcgtgtgctcagatgtgtatgtaggtgtgggGTTGCACGAGTGTGATAggaatgtggaagtcagagggtaacttgcaggagtctgttctcttctgtcatgtgggtcccagggattgaactcaggctgtcatatttggctgcaagcacctgacttctgagccatctttcaggCCTCTGATTTAATTGTTGCACAATAGCATTTTAAATCAGACTGTAGAGCTAGAGAGACGGCGCAGTGGTTATGAGCAGAAGGTGTCCTTttagaggtcccaggttcaaaccacatggtggttcaaagCCATCTACAGTTCTGAACCAggagatctgatcccctcttcagACCTTTGAAGGTCATGTGTGCGTGTAGTGTacttaaatgaaaacaaacaaacaaacaaatgtcagATGAAGGAAAAGCCAAAATCCTGTTCCATGCCGACACACTGACACTGGTGTCATCCTCGGACATTAATGATCCGGTCACAGCTGCCGTCCCCTTTTACTTGGGTAAATGCTGCTGTTTGAGGAGCTAGGAATTTGATGAAACCTTTTTAGTTCCAGAATAAGTCAATCCTGATGTTTTTGCTCTTTCGGTTTTCCTACAAACTGACACTGAGTAGAGGCTACTCGATGCAACTTTACCTCCTCCACCCCTCGTGACTCCACAGGGCTCAGTGTGGTTTAAGCAAGGCCACCCTTGAAACTTACTGTTCTTTTTCTCACTGCCCTTGACATGATCACAGGGACACTGCTTCCTTGGTGGCTCCAGCACtgctgtggtttttctctttgagaCTCGCAGGGACCAATCTGTAACAACAGGCTGCTGCTTAGACAGGAGACAGGGACTCAGGCTGCTGCTCACACAGGGGACAGGGACTCAGGCTGCTGCTCACACAGGGGACAGGGACTCAGGCTGCTGCTCACACAGGGGACAGGGACTCAGGCTGCTGCTCACACAGGGGACAGGGACTCAGGCTGCTGCTTACACAGGGACAGGGACTCAGGCTGCTGCTTACACAGGAAGATTGGTACGTTTGAGGATAGGGACTCTGGCAGGGCTTCTGAGCCTCTGGTGCTCTTTCATATAGACTGAGGAAAAGATCAACAGAGAACAATAGAGACTTCAAGCTGTGTGAACCCCAGGATTTCTAGATTGGTTTTGTGACTTTGGGGTCAGGATTTGCTGCCATGTTTAGAAAGGGGTATTGGGATACCAAAGAATGAACATAAGGCCCAGGTGTCTTTAGTGTTGCCTTTTTTCTGCTTCAGTCTTTTTATATAGGGAACACCAGGCTAAGACTGGGATCCAAGATGTTTTTGGAGGGCCAGGAAAAAGTAAAGACCCTTTGAGAAGGTAGTGCTTGGAATGGGGCTGAGGGGTGGGGTTGTGGTTGGAGTAGTGCTTGTGTAGATTGTGGTAGGCATCTGGCTCCCGTGTGACTCACAGAGAAAGCAGGCATCAGTGCGGCTTCTGGTGGGATGCTGAGGTTAGCTGGATAACATCTGTGCTGGGCTCAGAGGGGTTCAGGGATCATGGCTGCAAACCAGCCCTGTGGGCAAGGCTGAACTACTGACCTTTGCAGTCACACTCTTGGCCACCTTCCCAGAGCCACCTCCTAGGAGCCTGGTGTTGATCCCCATGGTGTCTGGCGACCTCTGTTGGAGGGAAACATGTCTGTGTAAAGGGAAGGCTACCAGCCTCTCTCAGcacagtctctgtgtctctgtgtctctgtgtctctgtgtctctgtgtctcggTCTATCTGCCCCCGCCCCGCCACCGCTGGGCTCCGTGGTACTCCAAAAGAGGAACACTGTAAATGGATACAGAGCCAAGACTTAAAATCTAGCCTAAAAGCTGGAGAGATCCAGTGGGTGAAAGCAGAGAGAACCCAGACGGGATTCCCAGCAGCTCCTGCATGGCGGCTCGCAGTTATCTGCAAGTCTAAATCTGGGgtatccagtgctctcttcttaCCTCCAGAGGCACTCATatccaaagcaaaaataaataaatcttaaaggaaaaaaaatcaggactACTGACAAGCTTAACTGAGAAAGTGAGGAGAATGGCTTCTGAACCTAAGAGAAGACGTGATGTGGTGACCGAGACTGCAGCCCCTCACAGTGAAACACTGATGACTCAGCTGACAGCACGTAACTGTGAACCAAACTTCCCACCTGACCTCCAAGTTTCTGTGTTTGCGTCAGTTCCAGCTCACTAGTAAGAGGGTGGTATTTGTGCTTCTTTCTTTGGGACAGACACATTGCGTCCCAAGTCTATGGCTGCtaattctctgacttccatctCTCCAAGACGAGGCTTTGCTGTGCAGCTCAGACTTGCACTTAACTCCTGGCCTTAAGGGAACTGCCTGAATCTGCTTCCTGGGTAGCTGGGATTATCGGCGCTAACCGCCAACCCCACCTGTAAATGTTTCTGTGACAACGAAAGACGAAGGTTTAAAGGCCGATGATGTGGCTTAGCAAGGAAGGGCGCCCGCTGCCAGGTTCGACAGCCTGTCCTCTGACATTCACGAATTCCGTGTGTGACATGTGTCCCCACTCACCAACCCACAGAAAACCCCAACTACTTAGATATAATACAGAATTTGtcttggggtttctattgctgtgatataaAAACCTGTGATAAAACCCTATGGCCAAAGGCAGCTGTgcgaggaaagggcttatttcagcgTCCAACTCATGACTCACACTCCATCACTACCCGAGGGAATTCAGGGTAGGAGTTCAAGGTTGCATCCTCGAGGCAGgcgctgatgcagaggtcatggaggaaggCTGCTTACCGACCTGTTGAGTTTGTGCATCTGCCTAGGGGTCTCCCCACCtatagtgagctgggccctccacaccaatcacaaaaataccctACAGTCTTTCCTCCATGGTAGACTtagggagacattttctcaacagaGGTTCCTTCTTCTTAGATGaccctagtttgtgtcaagcCGACACAAACAACCAGGACAAAGTTATTAAAAGATGAAGGCTTGTAGATCTGAGAATCTCAGGCTAGAACTGGGCCTACATGACACCTCCTGTGATTTTATTTGGCAGTATTTTCTATTAAAATCAGTGACAGATTGGGGATGTCATTAAGTGGCATGTGCTTGTCTGGCACATATGATGCCCTGGATTTGGTCCATAGCACCATGGAAACAATCAAATATgcctttatttgtttttcaagatacgGTTTCTCTGGATAGCCCTGGCGAATCTggaaaccaggttggcctcaaactcagagagatccacctgcctctgagtcTTGAGTGCTAGACCACTACCACCTGGCTTAaactattcattttttaaagacagagtctctaTGTTATAGCatgggttggccttgaactccaatTACCAGCTTCCACCTCTACCTGCCtagcccactttttttttttttttttttttggttctttttttttcggagctggggaccgaacccagggccttgcgcttcctaggtaagcgctctatcactgagctaaatccccagccccctagtccacttttttgttgtttttggttgggagagtgtcttgctatgtagtctacGCTGCCCTTGAACTTTCAGCAATCTCTCTAGCACTGAGTCCCCATTTCTGGGCTTGCAGATGAGTACTGTGCTTGAGCTATTCTTGTGTAATTTCGACTTGAAATCTGTTGTGTATTGAGCTCTATCCTCCCAAATTAATGTATGGAAGATCTAACCTGTACTACCTCAGAATGAGTATATTTGGAGAATAGGGTCCTAAAAATAGTAATTAAGCCAAAATGGGGCTTTTGTGGTATTCTCTAAGAAGAAAATTAGATTTGaacatcgagagagagagagagagagagagagagagagagagagagagcgagcgcgagTGCTTAaggacatgtacacacaaaagAACAATCATGTGACtggtaataaaaaaaatgctaaaagaaTATGTTCCCCTTCAAACCTGTGTGTTGGGGCTGAGAAGGCAGGGCAGCAGTGAAGAGCtcttactgctcttgtagagggcctgagttcagagcAGTTCATAACctactgtaactccagttccagagcacctgactctctcttctgacttctgggcACTGCATGcctgtggtgcacatacatataggcaaagcATTCATGTACATAAAACACAAGAGATGAGTCTTTGAAAGACAGATCTCTATGTTGTGTTCCTAATCCCTAATGTGATTGTATTAGGGATGGGGGCTTTGTGGGGTAATTAGGTCATGAAAGTGGAACTCCCAGGAATGGGATTGGTGTCCTTGTGGAAAGGGACCCCTGGGAGCTTTAATCTCCAGTGTACAAGAATTGATTGTCTGCACACCGGAAGACAACTTTTACTTGAATTCAGTCCTGCTGGAACCGCGATCTTAGAAACCCTACTTTGGAACTATGGGAAATAAGTTCCTGCTGTTTCTAAGCCGCCCAGCCAACTGCATGCACCATGGCAATCCCAACTAAGATGGCGGCCAATTGTCTGCCAAAGCGGCCAATTGTCTGCCAAAGCGAGAGGCTTTAGAACAGACCCAGACCGTCAGGTGGCTCAGTCTTGGATTTCCAGTCTCCAGAAATACGAGAACAATCTAATTTGTCCTCAAAGCCACTCAGCTGTGGTATTTTGCTATGGCACTCCCAGCAAATGTAAAcattcctctctccctcagtAGGTTCAGAGTCAGTGGCTTGGTGCTGATGGAGCCCATAGCTCCTGGCACATGGCAGGCATCTGGTAATTGTTGACTCAGTAAGTGGATGGACAAGTCTTCAGAGGCTGCCTGTTTCCCAGATTTGTGGCCTTTCTGCCACACAGATGGGTGGCATGAAGTCATTCCCTGAGCTGCTTTCCAGTCTTCTCGCATGCTGCTCTGAGTGCTGCTAGAATCATTTAGATGGGCACAGCCCTTGCCTTCAAAACCTTTTTCTAGCATTTGCTCCTCGTGTGGCCTTTATTCCTTATTTCTGCGAAAATCCATAAATATTTAAAGCCAGAGAAATATGGTAGATGATTTAGTTGAATCTCTTAatatagacattttaaaattctaaatgaTTACATTTAGCTACGTAGATAGTGCAACTTTAATTTGAAAGCACAACaaactacttcttcttcttcttcttcttcttcttcttcttcttcttcttcctcttcttcttcttcctcttcttcttcttcatcatcatcgtcatcaatAACATCATTTTTGCTCTGAGGCATGGTCTTATGTAGTTCaggatagtcttgaactcagTTACAGAAGTGTTAATGACAATTTCCTAGttctttacattttcattttacaagtatGGATGTTTTGCTGGCACATACATCTGCGCACCACTGGTGTGTGTGGTGACTGAAGAGGCTAGAGAAGGGATTCAGTCTCCTGGAACTatagttacagatgtttgtaagcCACCCGGGATTTGggcccaggccctctggaagaacagccagtgattTTAACCATCGaggtgtctctccagcccctcctgtttttaaagatttacttttatgtgtagaGTATATTGGCTCCGTGTGTCTGTGTACTATATGCATGTAGTGTCTACAAAGGCCATGAAAGTGGAGgggtcagatcctctgggactggagttagagagtTGTGAGTATGtagatgctgggacttgaaccctgggttctctggaagacagcccctgctcttaacactgagctgtctctcctgtggttttcatttctttttaatttacgattttattatttatttattcattgtgtgtgcatgtgctgtgtgtgtgagtgtgtaacagtgcatgtgtgcatgtgctgtgtgtgagtgtgtaacaGTGCATAcgtaggggtcagaggacaactttcaggagtttgTTCTCCTTCCATGATGTGGCCCTGGGAATCAAAATCAGGTGCCAGTCTTGGCAAAAACCAAAGTTTTTACCTGGCGAATGATCTTGCCACCaacctctccttttccctccccgaaagacaaggtttctctgtgtagccctgactgtcctagaactagctctgtagagcaggctggtcttggactcagagagatctgtgcctttgcctcctgagtgctgggattgaagttgtgggccaccaccacctgacaactctttttctaaaaaaaagaaaaaaaaatcccagttttGATCCTGGTACTGTGGTGAAATGTAAATGAGAgcattgctcagtggttagaggcgCCTGCTGGCCAGGCCTGACCCAGGGTTCAACCCCAAGACTCACATGATAGTAGGTAAGAACCAACTCCTAAAAGTTGAACTCTGACCTACACGCTCTATGCACCATGggctccaaataaataaataaatgaataaataaacaaacaaactttaaaaGTTATTTGAAAAAATATGTGAAAGATATATTGAAATTTTCATAATGTtttgaaaacatgaaaaaataaaagttaaaaataacaaaatgcattaggttaaaagtatttatttatgggctagagagcactggctgttcttccaggtcctgagttcattcccagcatctacatgctggctcacaaccatctgcaatgagatctggcgccctcttctggctttcaggcatacatgcaggcagaacactgtatgcATTATAGATAAACCTTGAaattccctggagctggtgttacaggcTGCCAAATGTATCTGCCGTGAACTGagcccaggccctctgcaagaacagccagtgctctttttttttttttgttctttttttcggagctggggaccgaacccagggccttgcgcttcctaggtaagcgctctaccactgagctaaatccccaggccccagccagtgctcttaactgctgagccatctctccagcccccattacaTTAGATTTTTGTGAGGACAAAATGAGATAACAGTATATTAATTATGACACTTAAAACTGTGCCTGCAGCACAGGAAATACCAACACATGTCAGGTATTATCATAAGTAATTTATTAGAGATAGTGAATAATCTATTATTAGTAATTTATtcataatattatatattctcatgtgtttctttttttcttctctttgaaaaGTATATTGAGTATAGATGTAAGGTATTTGGAGGTAagatcagatttaaaaaaaacatgtgtatgggtgttttgcctgccatGTATCAGTGCACCAAATACACACAATACCCACGGAGGCCATAAGAGGGCGTTAGAGCCCTTGGCAgtggatttacagacagttgtcagcCACCACATGGGTGATGAGACTCAAACCAAGGTcttttggaaaagcagccaggtctttcaaccactgagccagaGCACTCTAGCTTTaaggtaaattttattttgagaattgaTTTGGAGTTTGCCTATTGGTCATTTCCTGTGGCTACCAAGTGGTTCAGATGTGTGTGAATGCTGTGAAACCGGGCCACCGCCCAGCCCAGGTTGTTTGTGACAGCGCCATCTGGAGGCCTAAAGAAGTTAAGCGACTTAGGAAGTTTGCTTGCAAATCAgacaacagaggcagaggcaacaaGGTCTTCTTGACTTCAAGGCATAGTGTGAGAATTTGGGGAGTCTAAGTCTAGATTGGAGCCAGGTTTGTCAATGTTGCTGTAGAACTGGGTTTATTAACTGGAAGTGGTCCCTTGCCGGAACATTGATCAGTGAGTAGCTGATATTTCTTTTAGCTTTCTTAACTCCATGGAGGTTTACTATTGGTGATTAGTGGATAGAGGCCCACACAGAGTTGTCCACCACCAAACTTTAGTAAGTtagtcctataatcccagctaccCGGGAGGCCCAGGCAAGAAGGTCCCAGGTTCAAGGCAGTCTGGGGAAAAAATAAATGTCCTGTATCAACCAAAATAGGGGCAGGCGGGTGGTAACGGTGGCtgtgcagaagcaggtggatatcTCTGAACTCAATGCCAACCCGgtcttcagagcaagttccaagacagccagggctagctACACAGAAAggccctgtcttggaaaacaaacaaacaaaaaatcgaGGCAGGGCTGTAATTCCGTGGTGCATAGCTTGCTTAGCACACATGGTTCAGTGTTTAatcacacacgcatacacacactagCAACGACAAGAGAAAGCGGTGCTGTCACATCTCGGCATAAGAGTCACAGAAGTGAATCATCCTGAACTTAAACCCGAGCGCTTAGCTAATATTTACTGAGTGCGATGCGGGACAGTGTAGAGGTTGTGGAAACAATGCATCGGTCTGTGCCACTGAGGTGGTTACGGTTATAACCTGCGGGGCAGGAGAGGTAGAAGGGACGCACTCTTACAGTATGAGACAGGATACGATATGTACAAAAAGAGTCCAGACTGAGCTGAACAGAGCACGGACAGAGCTCTGTCTGGTTGTAGGAGCAAGCAAAGGAGACGTGGGAAGGCGTTTGCTTTTGAGCTAGTTGTGTGAGTAAAGTCGAGCTGGTTTGAAAACACAGGACCTGTTGGGGATCAGCAGTCTAGTTTGATTGGAGCATAAGTGTATCTTTGTGAGTGGAAAAAAGTGGACTGGAAAGGTGGGTTGTGACTAGAGCTTTGAGTCCTTGGGGGAGGACTCTAGCCCTGGTGTCCCTGTAGTGATAGATATGGCTTCCCCTCCAGAGTGGCCACTTTGGGCCCCAGGACTGAAGAGCTCAGAGAACTTTCTCTACGAAGGAGAGAGTCGGACGTTGGGGGAGGCAGGTGATCCTGAATTTAGGGTCACCCTGATGCCGAGTACGCCACAGATTACCCCACCTACAGATAGCCCAGGGGTCCAGGGGGATGGTGCTCTCAAGTAGAAAGGTACATAGACAGAGACGATCTTGCTTCTGTGTGGTTGTTCTGTGAAGAGCTGGGACGCACTGGCTGTGGCGAAAACTGGGACAGATTCAGAACCCCTACCAAGTCTGCTTCTCAAAGGGCAAACCATTCAACCAAGCCCGGCGTGGCTAAAGTGTCTGCATGACTACTGCCTGGTTGATGGGACTGACCTAGTCTGTGTCATCAGTGGCTTACCTGGCATACTCTAAAATATAGAActcctcatttctttcctttccaccACAACCTCCACCCCCAGCTGAGCCCCGAGAAAATCTGTGACTTTtctagggggaggatgggaaggtaAGGGAAGTGGATCTTGGCTGGGCTGTGTGTATACTTACGTGTTTGTTGAAGCTACAGTTGCAGACACCTTGGTAATGTGCCTTAAAGTTTACAGAGTCCTTTGGGATAAATCGGGTCCTTCCTTTTTTGCTAATGAGGATTCTGGTACTGAAGAAAGACTAACCTAATTACCCCAACTTGTTGTTGCGACAAGAACATTGTAACGCCTTTGTCGTTGTTGGGTATGCCATGGTTCCTCCCAGCAATGTCAAAATAACTTGTGGTGTGCGCACGGCGCAGGTGAGGTGGACATTAATCTTgagccaggcatggcggcacatGCTTATAAGGCTGGGACCTTCCTACTGAGGTAGGAAGAGCCCAAGTTTCCGGTCAGCTTGAGCTACAGATCAAGATCTTGACTCAAggggagagaaaaacagaagtggggaaggaaggacgaggtaaagaggaagggagggagagaaagagaagagggaatatTATTATCCCGTTGTATTTACCTTGATTCGGGCTGCTGGAGACCGTGGCCGTGAACATCCCTGTCAGcaacagaaggaagggagaggctaGAAGCTTCATTGCGGCTGTCTGCTGTTTCTTAAGGACTGTGGGGGACTGTCACCAGCGAGAGGCTTCTGATTTCCTGTCACTGCTCAGGTGGCGTAGTGTGCGCACAATTTAATCCCACACCAGAGCACCCATGAGAAGACGAGAGCAAGAAGGCGGTGCTGGTCTCTTTAGTACCAGATTGGACCAGGTCTTTACAGGAATGTGGGAGGTAAAAGTGGTCAAACAAAAGAAACCACTCTCAAGAGAAAGGATTAAGGGCTTGGCAGCGGGTGCCTGACTCCTCCCCCCACTATGGGGGCTTCACTCTCTAAGCTTTTGTCTTACTTTCGTTTCCTTGTGCCTTCCAGCTCTTTATTGCAAAACCCAGGCACTGCAGGCTGTCAGAGGCCACCTGCTGCGCTTCCTCTGTCCATCCACTTGTGACCATCAGCAAAAGTACCAGCGATGGAAGTGGTAGTTCCTAGGCAGTTGTCCTGTCCTCGCACTGCTGACAGATTTCTCCAGGTCCCTAACCActcacaggggaagcatgtgcTGGTGTGTGCCggcaattccagcactggggtcTGTGAACAAGACTTTGAGTTTGATAACAGAATCTATTAAtctattctccctccctccctccctccctccctccctccctccctccctccctccctcccttccttccttccttccttccttccttccttccttccgaaGGGCTGGTGGCTGCCGGGTGGGTGAGCTGATGACCTGACCTCAATCCTTCCtcacaaggaagcagagaaaccAGCACAAggtcctttggcctccacactcATTTGGGGCACGAGTAACCCCCTCATCCTTAAATAAACGTAGTAAAGAAGGaagggctagggatgtagcttaGTGAAGACTCTCGACTAGCGTGCCatggctctgggtttgattctcagccctATAAaaaacaaagggctggagagatggctcaatggttaagagcactgactgctcttccagaggcccagcaaccacatggtggctcacaaccatctgtaatgagatctgatgccctcttccaatgtgtctgaagagagtgacagtgtactcatataaataaaatattaaaaaacaaaacaaaacaaaaacaaaccagcaacAACGTGCAAACAAAATCAGAGGCAGTTGTCTTTCCCTCCAAACTCTTTCTTGGAGCACTGGGGAAAACAAAGCCTCCTCTTGCTCCTCAGGAAGTTAGTTATGGTTTAGTTGCCCCAATTTACAGGacggggagtgtgtgtgtgtgtgtgtgtgtgtgtgtgtgtgtgtgtgtgtgtgtgtgtgattaccaGGTCTTCAGGCCCAGGAAGGCTTGAGGAATATAGGAACTATAGGCAAAAAGGGATCTTTGAACTGTGTTGGTCTAGGTTGGTGGGGGTTCTTGGCTTCAGCCTCTGGAAACGGCCCAAGGCAAAAGGAGAAAGCTGATAATGGTCACAGTCAACATTAAAGGTGATCGTACCAGGCAGCTCACAGGGGAGGAGTGTTGTGTTTTAAAAGGATAAAGGGGGGGTTATGTTTAATGGAGGTCTGGGGAAACGGGGTGCCTCAGTAGATCCATGCTGAGGTGTCCATTCCCCCTGAGGGGGCCGGCCAcatgacagtatagtatagaatagtttattcagggcatagggAAGGACTTAAGAGGgtagtaggagagagagagagagagagagagagagagagagagagagagagaagaaatagaagaggaaaggagTAGAGGCcaaccatgagcacatggagagaaggggggaaaatggggagagaagggatggagggtaagagcaagagcaagagagtgaggaaagggcaagcagccccctttatagtgtcaggctgttgccaggtaactgtgggggtggagcttagacagaatgctaacaaggGGAGCTTGCCCTGTCACTGTGGAGCCTGCATTGAGATGCATCATGGGATGAGTGCATAAAAACTGCTCACTTCAAGCGTCCAGGAACAAGAAGGCAGCAAGAAACGGCATCCTAATATTTCCTTTAAGGCTGTATACCCCACCATGACGTAACTGTTTCCTACCAAGCTCTGTCTCCTCAAGGTTTTCCTGATTGCCCAATGGGCTAGCTACCATGCCTTCAACTCATGGGCTGTTGGGAAGCACTGAAGAGCCAAATTATAACAATCTCGGAGCATCAGCACTGAATTTACTATCTGCTTTAAGAACATgtgaaagagggctggagagatggctcagcggttagagcactgactgtccttccagaggtcctgagttcaattcccagcaaccacatggtggctcacaaccatctgtgatgggatctggtgccctcttctggtgtgtctgaagacagctacagagtacttctatataataaatagataaatcttaaaaaaaaaaaagggaatgtGTGAAAAAATTAGGGAT is part of the Rattus norvegicus strain BN/NHsdMcwi chromosome 1, GRCr8, whole genome shotgun sequence genome and harbors:
- the Cxcl17 gene encoding C-X-C motif chemokine 17 isoform X1 translates to MKLLASPFLLLLTGMFTATVSSSPNQDWSLRVSKRKTTAVLEPPRKQCPCDHVKGSEKKNRRQKHHRKSQRPSRTCQQFLKRCQLASFTLPL
- the Cxcl17 gene encoding C-X-C motif chemokine 17 precursor encodes the protein MKLLASPFLLLLTGMFTATVSSSPNQEVARHHGDQHQAPRRWLWEGGQECDCKDWSLRVSKRKTTAVLEPPRKQCPCDHVKGSEKKNRRQKHHRKSQRPSRTCQQFLKRCQLASFTLPL